The Streptomyces fungicidicus nucleotide sequence CCGGCACCTCCGCCAGCCGCGAGCGCGGCGCGGGCTTCGCCGAGGGCCTGAAGGACTACCCGGGCATCAAGGTCGTCGCCAAGCAGCCCGCGGACTTCGACCGCACCAAGGGCCTGGACGTGATGACGAACCTGCTGCAGGCGCACCCGGACGTCGACGGCGTCTTCGCCGAGAACGACGAGATGGCGCTCGGCGCGATCAAGGCGCTCGGCTCGAAGGCCGGGAAGTCCGTCCAGGTCGTCGGCTTCGACGGCACGCCTGACGGGCTCAAGGCGGTCGAGGCGGGCACGCTGTACGCGTCCGTCGCGCAGCAGCCGTCGGAGCTCGGCAGGATCGCGGTGCGCAACGCGCTGCGGGCCGCCGAGGACAAGAAGACGGAGAACATGGTGAAGGTGCCGGTGAAGGTGGTCACCAAGGACAACGTGGCCGGCTTCGAGGGCTGACGCCGGGATTCGGGAGCGATTCATGTACGACTACGACCTCCTGGTCGTCGGCTCGGCCAACGCCGACCTGGTGATCGGTGTCGAGCGCCGGCCGGGCGCCGGGGAGACGGTCCTCGGTTCCGACCTGGCCGTCCACCCGGGCGGCAAGGGCGCGAACCAGGCCGTCGCGGCCGCCCGGCTGGGCGCCCGTACGGCCCTGCTGGCCCGGGTCGGCGACGACGGGCACGGCCGGCTGCTGCTGGAGTCCCAGCGGGCGGCCGGGGTGGACACGGCGGGCGTGCTGGTGGGCGGGGCCCCGACCGGGGTCGCGCTGATCACGGTGGACCCGTCCGGCGACAACAGCATCGTCGTCTCGCCGGGCGCCAACGGCCGGCTGACGCCGGCCGACGTCAGGGCGGCCGGGGACCTGTTCCGCGCCTCCCGGGTGGTCTCCACGCAGTTGGAGATCCCGCTGGAGACGGTCCTGGAGGTGGCCCGGAACCTGGCGCCGGGCACCCGCCTGGTGCTGAACCCGTCCCCGCCGCAGCCGCTTCCGGCGGAGGTCCTGGCGGCCTGCGACCCGCTGATCGTCAACGAGCACGAGGCGAAGGTGATCCTCGGCGACACCGCCGGGGCGGGCGACCGGCCCGAGGACTGGGCGCGGCTGCTGCTCGAGAAGGGCCCGCGTTCGGTGGTCGTGACCCTGGGCGGCGAGGGCGCGCTGGTGGCCTCCCCGGAGGGGGTCGCACGGGTGCCCTCCGTCAAGGTGCGCGCCGTGGACACCACCGGTGCCGGTGACGCGTTCACCGCCGCGCTGGCCTGGCGGCTGGGCGCGGGCGAGCCGCTCGCCGAGGCCGCGGCGTACGCCGCCCGGGTGGGCGCGGTGGCGGTCACCCGGGAGGGCGCCCAGGTGTCCTACCCGACGGCGGCGGAGGTCGCCGCGCTGTGAAGAAGCACGGAATACTCAACCGCCACCTCTCCGGCGCGCTGGCCGCACTCGGTCACGGGGACGGGGTGCTGGTGTGCGACGCCGGGATGCCGATACCCGACGGTCCCCGCGTGGTGGACCTGGCCTTCCGGGCCGGGGTGCCGTCATTCGCCGAGGTCCTGGACGGGCTGCTGGCCGAGCTGGTGGTGGAGGGCGCTACGGCGGCGACCGAGGTACGGGACGCCAATCCGGCGGCGGCGGAACTGCTGGACGGTCACTTCCCCACGCTCGCGCTGGTCCCGCACGAGCGGCTGAAGGAGCTGAGCGCCGGGGCGCGGCTCGTGGTCCGCACCGGTGAGGCGCGGCCGTACGCGAACGTGCTGCTGCGCTGCGGCGTGTTCTTCTGACGCGGGGAAACTTCGAGGGGGCCCGGTCCGTCGACCGGGCCCCCTCGGCTCCCTCCCCCTGCCAGAACCCCTCAAGTCCCCCCCGGGTCCCCCCCCCAGAGGTCCTGACACCAAGTACGACCCGCGAGGTGGGGGGAGGGTTGCACGGGCTCCGCGAATTTTTTCCGGGGCCCGCTCACGCTCCCTGTCGGGTGTGCTCCACGAAGCGTGCCGCGGTCTCGGCGAGCAGCTCACGGCCGTCGCGGGCCCACAGTTCGTCGTTGAACAGTTCCACCTCGATGGGGCCGGTGTAGCCGGCCGCCTCGACGTGGCCCTGCCACTCGCGCATGTCGATCGCGCCGTCGCCGATCTGGCCGCGGCCGTTGAGGACGCCCTCGGGCAGCGGGGTGGTCCAGTCGGCGAGCTGGAAGGTGTGGATGCGGCCTTGGGCGCCCGCGCGGGCGATCTGCGCGGGGGCGGTGTCGTCCCACCAGATGTGGTACGTGTCGACGGTGACGCCGACCTGGTGGGCGGGGAAGCGTTCCGCGATGTCCAGGGCCTGGGCGAGCGTCGAGACCACGCAGCGGTCGGAGGCGAACATGGGGTGGAGCGGCTCGATGGCCAGTCTCACCCCGTTCTCCTCGGCGTAGGGGCCGAGTTCGGCGAGGGCGTCCGCGATGCGTTCGCGGGCGCCGCGCAGGTCCCGGGAGCCGGCCGGGAGTCCGCCGGAGACCAGGACGAGGGTGTCGGTGCCGAGGGTGGCGGCCTCGTCGACGGCGCGGCGGTTGTCGGCCAGGGCGGCGGCGCGCTCGGCGGGGTCGGTGGCGGTGAGGAAGCCGCCGCGGCAGAGCGTCGTCACCGCCAGGCCCGCGTCCCGGACCAGTTTCGCGGCCGCGTCGAGCCCGTACGCCTGGACGGGCTCGCGCCACAGGCCGACGCCCGGCACGCCCAGGTCGCGGCAGGCGTCGACGAGTTCCGGCAGCGACAGCTGCTTGACGGTCATCTGGTTGATGCTGAAGCGCGCGAGGTCGGTCACGGGGTCACTCCGTACAGGTGCAGCAGGGTCCTCATGCGTTCCTCGGCGAGCTTGGGGTCGGGGAACAGGCCCAGGCCGTCGGCGAGTTCGTAGGCGCGGGAGAGGTGCGGCAGGGAGCGCGCCGACTGCAGGCCGCCGACCATGGTGAAGTGGCTCTGGTGGCCGGCCAGCCACGCCAGAAAGACCACGCCCGTCTTGTAGAAGCGGGTGGGGGCCTGGAAGAGGTGGCGGGAGAGCTCGACGGTGGGGTCGAGGAGGGCGCGGAAGCCCTCCGTGTTCCCGGTGTCGAGGACCCGGACCGCCTCCGCGGCCAGCGGGCCGAGCGGATCGAAGATGCCCAGCAGGGCGTGGCTGAAGCCCTGCTCGTCGCCGG carries:
- the rbsK gene encoding ribokinase codes for the protein MYDYDLLVVGSANADLVIGVERRPGAGETVLGSDLAVHPGGKGANQAVAAARLGARTALLARVGDDGHGRLLLESQRAAGVDTAGVLVGGAPTGVALITVDPSGDNSIVVSPGANGRLTPADVRAAGDLFRASRVVSTQLEIPLETVLEVARNLAPGTRLVLNPSPPQPLPAEVLAACDPLIVNEHEAKVILGDTAGAGDRPEDWARLLLEKGPRSVVVTLGGEGALVASPEGVARVPSVKVRAVDTTGAGDAFTAALAWRLGAGEPLAEAAAYAARVGAVAVTREGAQVSYPTAAEVAAL
- the rbsD gene encoding D-ribose pyranase, translated to MKKHGILNRHLSGALAALGHGDGVLVCDAGMPIPDGPRVVDLAFRAGVPSFAEVLDGLLAELVVEGATAATEVRDANPAAAELLDGHFPTLALVPHERLKELSAGARLVVRTGEARPYANVLLRCGVFF
- a CDS encoding sugar phosphate isomerase/epimerase family protein, with the protein product MTDLARFSINQMTVKQLSLPELVDACRDLGVPGVGLWREPVQAYGLDAAAKLVRDAGLAVTTLCRGGFLTATDPAERAAALADNRRAVDEAATLGTDTLVLVSGGLPAGSRDLRGARERIADALAELGPYAEENGVRLAIEPLHPMFASDRCVVSTLAQALDIAERFPAHQVGVTVDTYHIWWDDTAPAQIARAGAQGRIHTFQLADWTTPLPEGVLNGRGQIGDGAIDMREWQGHVEAAGYTGPIEVELFNDELWARDGRELLAETAARFVEHTRQGA